A stretch of Sinorhizobium meliloti DNA encodes these proteins:
- a CDS encoding AAA family ATPase has product MARQLTGKLPQSIDETRAMLEAQDYLAGTALATVLFLALRMKRPLFLEGEAGVGKTEIAKVLARALDRPLIRLQCYEGLDVASAVYEWNYPAQMLEIRLSEAAGTVDRQRVESDIFSERFLIRRPVLQAISTTAGRAPVFLIDELDRTDEAFEAFLLEVLSDFQVTIPELGTIKADEPPIVIITTNRTREIHDALKRRCLYHWVDYPKAAQELEIIRRKVPGCNAALSREIVAYVQRLRALDLFKNPGVAETIDWATALTELDALALDPETVADTLGTLLKYQDDIARIEGAEGRRLLAEVKAELLAQD; this is encoded by the coding sequence ATGGCGAGACAGCTGACAGGAAAGCTGCCCCAGTCCATCGACGAGACGAGGGCGATGCTGGAGGCGCAGGATTATCTCGCCGGAACCGCGCTGGCGACCGTTCTCTTCCTGGCCCTCAGGATGAAGCGCCCGCTATTCCTCGAAGGCGAGGCCGGGGTCGGCAAGACCGAGATCGCCAAGGTACTGGCGCGCGCCCTCGACCGCCCCCTCATCCGGCTTCAGTGCTACGAGGGTCTTGATGTCGCCTCGGCCGTCTACGAATGGAACTATCCGGCTCAAATGCTGGAAATCCGCCTGTCGGAAGCGGCGGGCACCGTCGACCGCCAGAGAGTGGAAAGCGACATCTTCTCCGAGCGGTTCCTCATAAGACGGCCGGTGCTGCAGGCGATATCGACGACTGCCGGGAGGGCGCCGGTGTTCCTGATCGACGAGCTCGACCGCACCGACGAAGCCTTCGAAGCCTTTCTCCTGGAGGTGCTTTCCGATTTCCAGGTCACAATCCCCGAACTCGGGACGATCAAGGCCGACGAGCCGCCGATCGTCATCATCACCACCAACCGGACCCGCGAAATCCACGATGCCTTGAAGAGACGCTGTCTCTATCACTGGGTCGACTACCCCAAGGCGGCGCAGGAACTGGAGATCATCCGCCGCAAGGTTCCGGGCTGCAACGCGGCGCTTTCACGCGAGATCGTTGCCTATGTTCAGAGGTTGAGGGCGCTCGACCTCTTCAAGAATCCCGGCGTCGCGGAAACGATCGACTGGGCCACGGCGCTCACCGAGCTCGACGCGCTGGCGCTCGATCCCGAAACGGTGGCCGACACGCTCGGTACGCTTCTCAAATATCAGGACGACATCGCCCGGATCGAAGGTGCCGAAGGCCGCCGCCTGCTTGCCGAGGTGAAAGCCGAATTGCTGGCGCAGGACTGA
- a CDS encoding P1 family peptidase, which translates to MMRKGARNLITDVPGLLVGNAEDIRLKSGVTAVLCDPPATAAVQVLGGAPGTRETDLLAPHNTVQAVDAIVLSGGSAFGLDAASGVQAALREMGRGFAVGPHRVPIVPAAILFDLANGGDKDWGRYAPYRDLGYQAARAVSADFGTGSTGAGTGALTATFKGGLGSASTVLSNGITVGALVAVNAIGSATVGDTRHFWAAPFEMDDEFGGLGQPTPWPQDAAAPRFKFRERQASATNTTIAVIATDALLTKAEAKRLAIAAHDGFSRALWPSHTPLDGDLVFALSTGTSGKAPLLQDFIDLSAAAAATMARAIARGVYDARDAGDDLMPAWSSRS; encoded by the coding sequence ATGATGCGGAAAGGGGCCAGAAATCTCATCACGGACGTGCCCGGATTGCTGGTCGGCAATGCCGAGGATATCAGGCTGAAATCCGGGGTTACGGCCGTGCTCTGCGATCCGCCGGCGACGGCTGCCGTCCAGGTTCTAGGCGGCGCTCCCGGCACGCGCGAGACCGACCTGCTCGCTCCCCACAATACGGTCCAGGCCGTCGACGCGATCGTGCTCTCCGGTGGCTCGGCCTTCGGCCTCGATGCCGCGTCGGGCGTTCAGGCGGCGCTGCGCGAGATGGGGCGCGGGTTCGCCGTCGGCCCGCATCGTGTGCCGATCGTGCCCGCGGCGATCCTCTTCGATCTGGCAAATGGCGGCGACAAGGATTGGGGACGCTACGCGCCGTATCGCGATCTCGGCTACCAAGCGGCGCGTGCGGTATCGGCGGATTTCGGGACCGGCAGCACCGGCGCAGGCACGGGCGCGCTTACTGCGACCTTCAAGGGCGGTCTCGGCTCCGCGTCGACGGTACTGTCCAACGGGATCACCGTCGGCGCACTTGTGGCAGTGAATGCCATCGGCTCGGCGACCGTCGGCGACACACGTCATTTCTGGGCAGCACCCTTCGAGATGGACGACGAGTTCGGCGGGCTGGGCCAGCCCACGCCCTGGCCGCAGGACGCCGCTGCCCCTCGCTTCAAGTTTCGGGAGCGGCAAGCGTCGGCGACGAACACGACCATCGCGGTCATCGCCACCGATGCGCTGCTCACCAAGGCGGAGGCTAAGCGTCTGGCGATAGCGGCCCATGACGGCTTTTCGCGTGCCCTGTGGCCCTCTCATACGCCGCTTGACGGCGATCTGGTCTTTGCGCTTTCGACGGGCACGAGCGGAAAGGCGCCACTGCTTCAGGATTTCATCGATCTCAGCGCCGCGGCAGCCGCCACCATGGCCCGTGCGATCGCGCGCGGCGTATACGACGCACGAGATGCCGGAGACGATCTGATGCCTGCCTGGTCCTCACGCTCCTGA
- a CDS encoding vWA domain-containing protein — protein MTGGAHSDEGRLADNIVFFARALRRAGLRIGPAAIADAIGAVKLIGIGSRGEFYAALQCIFVKRHEDQAVFDEAFRLFWRSPDLVNKMIALMSPIAMPRSGEDRRRRAGEERVRDALLAGRDGAQQPSEAPEVEVDARYTVSGRELFRKADFGQMTTAEIAEARKALSAILLPLDRVRTRRYRRSHRPVRIDPRSTMRDAMRFGGDFILPRFREPRLVHPPLVVLADISGSMSKYTRIFLHFLHALTEQRHRVHTFLFGTRLTNVTRQMRNRDPDEALDDCIAAVKDWSGGTRIGETLHDFNRRWSRRVLGQGAVVLLMTDGLERDDTAELETEIDRLHRSCRRLVWLNPLLRFDGFEARARGVRAMLPHVDEFRPIHNLESVADLVKSLSGRGARDADPRRFLNHGRLAVDRAPANASQ, from the coding sequence ATGACCGGCGGAGCCCATTCGGATGAAGGAAGGCTTGCCGACAACATCGTCTTCTTCGCCCGTGCCCTGAGGCGGGCGGGACTGCGGATCGGTCCGGCCGCCATCGCCGATGCCATCGGTGCCGTAAAGCTGATCGGCATCGGCTCCCGTGGCGAATTCTATGCAGCGCTCCAATGCATCTTCGTCAAGCGTCATGAAGACCAGGCCGTATTCGACGAGGCGTTCCGGCTCTTCTGGCGTTCGCCGGATCTGGTGAACAAGATGATCGCGCTCATGTCGCCCATTGCCATGCCCCGCTCCGGGGAGGATCGGCGTCGGCGCGCCGGCGAAGAACGCGTTCGTGATGCGCTTCTTGCCGGCCGGGACGGCGCGCAGCAGCCGAGCGAAGCGCCGGAGGTGGAGGTCGATGCACGCTACACCGTCTCGGGCCGGGAACTCTTCCGCAAGGCGGATTTCGGCCAGATGACGACCGCGGAGATCGCCGAGGCAAGAAAGGCATTGTCCGCGATCCTGCTGCCGCTCGACCGGGTACGAACGCGCCGCTATCGACGGTCCCATCGCCCGGTGCGGATCGATCCGCGCTCCACCATGCGCGATGCCATGCGGTTTGGCGGGGACTTCATCCTGCCGCGCTTTCGCGAGCCGCGGCTCGTCCATCCGCCATTGGTCGTGCTTGCGGACATTTCCGGATCGATGAGCAAGTATACCCGGATATTCCTGCATTTTCTGCACGCGCTGACCGAACAGCGCCATCGCGTCCATACTTTCCTTTTCGGGACGCGGTTGACGAATGTCACGAGGCAGATGCGCAACCGTGACCCCGACGAGGCGCTGGATGACTGCATCGCGGCGGTCAAGGACTGGTCGGGCGGCACGCGTATCGGAGAGACGCTGCACGATTTCAACCGCCGCTGGTCGCGGCGGGTGCTCGGGCAGGGGGCCGTCGTCCTCTTGATGACCGATGGGCTCGAGCGCGACGATACGGCCGAACTGGAGACCGAGATCGATCGTCTGCATCGTTCCTGCCGGCGTCTCGTCTGGCTCAACCCGTTGCTGCGTTTCGACGGTTTCGAGGCGCGCGCCCGAGGAGTGAGGGCCATGCTTCCGCATGTCGACGAGTTCCGCCCGATCCACAATCTCGAATCCGTCGCCGATCTGGTGAAATCGCTGTCCGGCCGCGGAGCTCGCGATGCCGATCCGCGGCGTTTCCTGAACCATGGACGGCTTGCCGTTGACCGTGCGCCGGCGAATGCGTCACAGTGA
- a CDS encoding branched-chain amino acid ABC transporter substrate-binding protein: MPKSLVTSLFVAALALTGPAFAAGVKVAVVAPEEGAFASLGRQISAGAAFQAGDRGSQVIPINENCDPAGGQALTKALLASGAEAAIGFLCTESLEAALPALAEAGIPAITVSVRSDILMEDALKKEWPFYRLAPSGKAEAAAITDAIVANWKGRPLALIDDGTIHSRELVESVRNGLAEIGITPVFTDTYRPSQEQQVSLVRRLAKSGATHVFTGGDRNDTAVIARDATAENVPIILLGGDTLNAADLDVPLENGVLAMTIPDPARSSEAAAVAKAMRAAKVEPEGYVLPAFAAVSLLEQAKDQAAKDGSSLADALTKGPYPTVLGPIGFNSAHELAETPYRLMRWQDGRFVDAAATGSTE; encoded by the coding sequence ATGCCTAAATCACTCGTCACCAGCCTCTTCGTCGCTGCGCTTGCGCTGACCGGTCCTGCTTTCGCTGCCGGCGTGAAGGTCGCGGTCGTGGCTCCAGAGGAAGGGGCTTTCGCCTCTCTCGGAAGGCAGATTTCTGCCGGGGCAGCATTCCAGGCCGGCGACCGCGGAAGCCAGGTGATCCCGATCAACGAAAACTGCGATCCTGCCGGCGGCCAGGCGCTGACGAAAGCCCTGCTTGCAAGCGGCGCGGAAGCGGCAATCGGTTTTCTGTGCACCGAGAGCCTTGAAGCCGCACTGCCGGCGCTCGCCGAAGCCGGCATTCCGGCGATCACAGTCAGCGTCCGTTCCGACATCCTCATGGAGGACGCACTCAAGAAAGAGTGGCCGTTCTATCGCCTGGCCCCAAGCGGCAAGGCCGAAGCGGCGGCGATCACCGATGCCATCGTCGCGAACTGGAAAGGCCGGCCGCTCGCTCTCATCGACGACGGGACGATCCACAGCCGCGAGCTTGTCGAGAGCGTGCGCAACGGGTTGGCCGAGATCGGTATAACACCGGTTTTCACCGACACCTACCGCCCCTCGCAGGAACAGCAGGTGAGCCTCGTGCGGCGACTGGCGAAGAGCGGTGCAACGCATGTCTTCACCGGAGGCGACCGCAACGATACGGCGGTCATCGCGCGTGACGCGACAGCGGAAAACGTTCCGATAATCCTTTTGGGCGGCGACACGCTGAACGCTGCCGATCTCGACGTCCCGCTTGAGAACGGCGTCCTTGCCATGACGATCCCCGACCCCGCACGATCGTCGGAGGCTGCGGCGGTGGCAAAGGCCATGCGCGCCGCCAAGGTCGAGCCCGAGGGATATGTTCTCCCCGCCTTTGCCGCAGTGTCGCTCCTCGAGCAGGCAAAGGACCAGGCGGCAAAAGACGGCAGCTCGCTTGCCGACGCCCTGACGAAAGGACCCTATCCCACAGTGCTCGGCCCGATCGGGTTCAATAGTGCGCACGAGCTGGCCGAAACCCCTTACAGGCTGATGCGATGGCAGGACGGGCGTTTCGTCGATGCAGCCGCTACGGGCAGTACGGAATGA
- a CDS encoding XdhC family protein produces MQNEPNVLDPLAVAQTWHGQGRSVALATVIETWGSAPRPVGSHLVIDGEGNFQGSVSGGCVEGAVIAEAADVIASGTPRVLEFGVADETAWRVGLSCGGRIRVYVERIDG; encoded by the coding sequence ATGCAGAACGAGCCGAACGTCCTCGATCCTTTGGCTGTCGCCCAGACCTGGCATGGGCAAGGGCGTTCCGTGGCCCTTGCGACCGTGATCGAAACCTGGGGCTCGGCGCCACGCCCCGTCGGCAGCCACCTGGTGATCGACGGGGAAGGTAACTTCCAGGGCTCCGTTTCCGGCGGCTGCGTCGAGGGCGCGGTCATCGCGGAGGCTGCCGACGTGATTGCGTCCGGTACCCCGCGGGTTCTCGAATTCGGCGTCGCCGACGAGACTGCGTGGCGCGTCGGGCTTTCCTGCGGTGGCCGGATCCGCGTCTATGTCGAACGAATTGACGGCTGA
- a CDS encoding DUF2259 domain-containing protein, with product MTARAATAGIILAMLAASGAAAGDYAAFQPIGFSSDGDVFAFEEYGIQDGSGFPYSTIYVLDTNTDAFLPGAPVRAVAEEDGADLHRARGEAHRRSAPLIDAYRLHDTPGVLAAYNPVTELDAEPRTLTYSSFPADASFRKTYALKLEEKVFEPEGICEGFLKEVKGFRLTMTEKAGKPASDILEDEKRIPLSRRCPTGYRIGGVVTHVKADGSEVHAVMILVESLGFEGTTDGRWIAVPVRIPG from the coding sequence ATGACGGCGCGCGCAGCGACTGCGGGCATCATTCTGGCGATGCTTGCCGCATCGGGTGCGGCGGCCGGCGACTACGCCGCCTTCCAACCGATCGGCTTTTCGTCGGACGGCGATGTCTTCGCCTTCGAGGAATACGGTATCCAGGACGGCTCCGGCTTTCCCTATTCGACGATCTACGTTCTCGACACGAATACCGACGCCTTCCTGCCCGGCGCTCCCGTGCGCGCCGTTGCGGAGGAGGACGGAGCCGATCTGCACAGGGCGCGCGGTGAAGCCCACAGGCGCTCTGCGCCGCTCATCGATGCCTATCGTCTCCACGACACGCCGGGAGTGCTCGCTGCATATAATCCCGTGACCGAGCTCGATGCAGAGCCGCGCACACTGACCTATTCCTCATTTCCCGCCGATGCATCCTTCCGCAAGACCTATGCGCTGAAGCTCGAAGAGAAGGTCTTCGAACCGGAAGGGATCTGCGAGGGCTTTCTGAAAGAGGTCAAAGGCTTCCGTCTGACGATGACCGAAAAGGCCGGGAAGCCCGCATCGGACATACTCGAAGACGAGAAGCGCATTCCCTTGAGCCGCCGTTGCCCGACAGGCTACCGCATCGGCGGCGTCGTGACCCATGTCAAGGCCGACGGCTCCGAGGTCCATGCAGTGATGATCCTGGTCGAGTCGCTCGGCTTCGAGGGCACCACCGACGGCCGCTGGATCGCGGTACCGGTGCGGATTCCCGGTTGA
- the rpe gene encoding ribulose-phosphate 3-epimerase: MMTHPIRIAPSILAADFSKLGQEVRDVAEAGADWIHLDVMDGHFVPNITFGPDVIKSLRPHTRATFDCHLMIAPADPFLEAFAKAGCDIITVHAEAGPHLHRSLQTVKSLGKKAGVSINPATPESAIEYVLDTVDLILVMTVNPGFGGQKFVGATEEKIRRIKAMIGSRPIEIEVDGGIAPDTAGVAAKAGANVLVAGSAIFKGDSVDAYRSAIEVLRTQAQKARG, translated from the coding sequence ATGATGACCCACCCCATTCGCATTGCCCCGTCGATCCTGGCGGCCGACTTCTCCAAACTCGGCCAGGAGGTTCGCGACGTCGCCGAGGCCGGCGCCGACTGGATCCATCTCGATGTCATGGACGGACATTTCGTACCGAACATCACCTTCGGACCCGACGTGATCAAGTCGCTGCGCCCGCACACCCGGGCGACCTTCGACTGCCACCTGATGATCGCGCCGGCCGATCCCTTCCTCGAAGCCTTTGCGAAGGCCGGATGCGACATCATAACCGTCCATGCCGAAGCAGGCCCGCATCTGCACCGGTCGCTGCAGACGGTGAAGTCGCTCGGAAAAAAAGCCGGCGTCTCGATCAATCCGGCGACGCCGGAAAGCGCAATCGAATATGTCCTCGACACCGTCGATCTCATTCTCGTGATGACGGTCAATCCCGGCTTCGGCGGCCAGAAGTTCGTCGGCGCGACGGAGGAGAAGATCCGGCGGATCAAGGCAATGATCGGCAGCCGCCCGATCGAGATCGAGGTGGATGGCGGTATCGCGCCCGATACGGCCGGCGTCGCGGCGAAAGCGGGCGCCAATGTGCTGGTCGCCGGATCCGCCATCTTCAAGGGCGATTCCGTCGATGCGTATCGCAGCGCCATCGAAGTGCTCCGCACGCAGGCGCAAAAGGCACGCGGATGA
- a CDS encoding flavin reductase family protein: protein MYVRDIVPERDVLEKTRLDPITYRDAMSRMSSHVQLITAADGKERRGVTITASCSVSDDPPTVLACLNAANRRNDIFSRGGSFALNLLGAQHHALAHAFSGRDQLDMERRFALGRWTQRTTGAPILVEAIAAFDCRLIEVKEVATHLILIGEVVDVQLGPKQPPLIYVDRGYHTL from the coding sequence ATGTATGTGCGAGATATCGTTCCGGAGCGAGATGTGTTGGAGAAGACCCGGCTGGACCCGATAACCTACCGTGATGCGATGAGCCGCATGTCGTCGCATGTGCAGCTGATCACGGCGGCCGATGGCAAGGAGCGGCGCGGCGTGACGATCACCGCGTCCTGCTCGGTATCCGACGATCCGCCGACCGTGCTCGCTTGCCTCAACGCAGCCAACCGGCGCAACGACATCTTTTCGCGTGGCGGCAGCTTCGCGCTGAACCTGCTTGGCGCCCAGCATCACGCCCTGGCTCACGCCTTTTCGGGCCGCGACCAGCTCGACATGGAACGGCGTTTTGCCTTGGGCCGGTGGACGCAGCGCACGACCGGTGCGCCCATCCTCGTCGAGGCGATCGCTGCCTTCGACTGCCGCCTGATCGAAGTCAAGGAAGTGGCCACACATCTCATCCTTATCGGCGAAGTCGTGGACGTACAGCTCGGCCCGAAGCAGCCACCGCTCATTTATGTGGACCGCGGATATCACACGCTATAG
- the purB gene encoding adenylosuccinate lyase, protein MISRYSRPEMVAIWSPETKFRIWFEIEAHACDALAEIGVIPKEAAKTIWEKGGAATFDVARIDEIEAVTKHDVIAFLTHLAEFVGPDSRFIHQGMTSSDVLDTCFNIQLVRATDLLLADLDKLLEALKRRAFEHKDTVTIGRSHGIHAEPTTFGVKLALAYAEFDRCKQRLLAAREEIATCAISGAVGTFANIDPRVEEHVAEALGLKPEPVSTQVIPRDRHAMYFATLGVVASSIERLATEIRHLQRTEVLEAEEYFSPGQKGSSAMPHKRNPVLTENLTGLSRMVRAFVVPAMENVALWHERDISHSSVERMIGPDATVTLDFALARLTGVIDKLLVYPDNMLKNMNKFRGLVHSQRVLLALTQAGVSREDAYRLVQRNAMKVWEQGKDFLEELLADTEVRAALSEEDIREKFDLGYHTKHVDTIFRRVFGSV, encoded by the coding sequence ATGATCTCCCGTTACTCCCGGCCGGAAATGGTGGCCATCTGGTCGCCGGAAACCAAGTTCCGCATCTGGTTCGAGATCGAGGCGCATGCCTGCGACGCCTTGGCCGAAATCGGCGTGATCCCCAAGGAAGCTGCAAAGACCATATGGGAAAAGGGCGGCGCGGCAACCTTCGACGTCGCCCGCATCGATGAGATCGAAGCCGTCACCAAGCACGATGTCATCGCCTTCCTCACCCATCTTGCGGAATTCGTCGGCCCCGACAGCCGCTTCATCCATCAGGGCATGACCTCTTCCGACGTGCTGGACACCTGCTTCAACATTCAGCTCGTCCGCGCCACCGATCTCCTGCTTGCCGATCTCGATAAGCTGCTCGAAGCGCTGAAGCGGCGTGCCTTCGAGCACAAGGACACGGTGACCATCGGTCGTTCGCACGGCATCCACGCCGAGCCGACGACCTTCGGCGTCAAGCTCGCGCTCGCCTATGCGGAGTTCGACCGCTGCAAGCAACGCCTTCTCGCTGCCCGCGAGGAGATTGCGACCTGTGCCATTTCCGGAGCGGTCGGCACCTTCGCCAACATCGATCCGCGCGTCGAGGAACACGTGGCAGAGGCGCTCGGCCTCAAGCCTGAACCCGTCTCGACCCAGGTGATCCCGCGCGATCGCCACGCGATGTATTTCGCCACACTCGGCGTCGTCGCCTCCTCGATCGAGCGCCTTGCGACCGAGATCCGGCATTTGCAGCGCACCGAGGTTCTGGAAGCGGAGGAATATTTCTCTCCGGGCCAGAAGGGCTCTTCCGCCATGCCGCACAAGCGCAATCCGGTCCTGACGGAAAACCTGACCGGCCTCTCCCGAATGGTCCGCGCCTTCGTCGTTCCGGCCATGGAAAACGTCGCGCTGTGGCACGAACGCGATATCTCGCACTCGTCGGTCGAGCGGATGATCGGTCCGGATGCGACGGTTACGCTCGATTTCGCGCTCGCCCGCCTGACCGGCGTCATCGACAAGCTTCTCGTCTACCCGGACAACATGCTGAAGAATATGAACAAGTTCCGCGGGCTTGTTCATTCGCAGCGTGTCCTTCTCGCCCTCACCCAGGCCGGAGTGTCGCGCGAGGACGCCTACCGCCTCGTACAACGCAACGCCATGAAGGTCTGGGAACAGGGCAAGGACTTCCTCGAAGAACTGCTCGCCGACACGGAAGTCCGTGCGGCTCTTTCCGAAGAGGACATTCGGGAGAAATTCGACCTCGGCTACCATACCAAGCATGTCGACACGATCTTCCGGCGGGTTTTCGGTTCCGTCTAG